A genomic segment from Bubalus kerabau isolate K-KA32 ecotype Philippines breed swamp buffalo chromosome 14, PCC_UOA_SB_1v2, whole genome shotgun sequence encodes:
- the VPS28 gene encoding vacuolar protein sorting-associated protein 28 homolog isoform X2 — MFHGIPATPGMGAPGNKPELYEEVKLYKNAREREKYDNMAELFAVVKTMQALEKAYIKDCVTPNEYTAACSRLLVQYKAAFRQVQGSEISSIDEFCRKFRLFITVMDKLRLEIRAMDEIQPDLRELMETMHRMSHLPPDFEGRQTVSQWLQTLSGMSASDELDDSQVRQMLFDLESAYNAFNRFLHA, encoded by the exons ATGTTTCACGGGATCCCAGCCACTCCTGGCATGGGAG CCCCTGGAAACAAGCCGGAGCTGTATGAG GAAGTGAAGCTGTACAAGAACGCCCGTGAGCGGGAGAA GTATGACAACATGGCGGAGCTGTTTGCGGTGGTGAAGACGATGCAGGCCCTGGAGAAGGCGTACATCAAGGACTGCGTCACCCCCAACGA GTATACTGCAGCCTGCTCCCGACTCCTGGTCCAGTACAAGGCGGCCTTCCGGCAGGTCCAGGGCTCAGAAATCAGCTCCATTGATGAATTCTGCCGCAAGTTTCGC CTCTTTATCACGGTGATGGACAAGCTGCGCCTGGAGATCCGAGCCATGGACGAG ATCCAGCCTGACCTGCGGGAGCTGATGGAGACCATGCACCGCATGAGCCACCTGCCCCCTGACTTCGAGGGCCGCCAGACGGTCAGCCAGTG GCTGCAGACCCTGAGTGGCATGTCGGCCTCAGACGAGCTGGATGACTCCCAGGTGCGCCAGATGCTCTTCGACCTGGAGTCGGCCTACAACGCCTTCAACCGCTTCCTGCATGCCTGA
- the VPS28 gene encoding vacuolar protein sorting-associated protein 28 homolog isoform X1: MFHGIPATPGMGAPGNKPELYEEVKLYKNAREREKYDNMAELFAVVKTMQALEKAYIKDCVTPNEYTAACSRLLVQYKAAFRQVQGSEISSIDEFCRKFRLDCPLAMERIKEDRPITIKDDKGNLNRCIADVVSLFITVMDKLRLEIRAMDEIQPDLRELMETMHRMSHLPPDFEGRQTVSQWLQTLSGMSASDELDDSQVRQMLFDLESAYNAFNRFLHA; the protein is encoded by the exons ATGTTTCACGGGATCCCAGCCACTCCTGGCATGGGAG CCCCTGGAAACAAGCCGGAGCTGTATGAG GAAGTGAAGCTGTACAAGAACGCCCGTGAGCGGGAGAA GTATGACAACATGGCGGAGCTGTTTGCGGTGGTGAAGACGATGCAGGCCCTGGAGAAGGCGTACATCAAGGACTGCGTCACCCCCAACGA GTATACTGCAGCCTGCTCCCGACTCCTGGTCCAGTACAAGGCGGCCTTCCGGCAGGTCCAGGGCTCAGAAATCAGCTCCATTGATGAATTCTGCCGCAAGTTTCGC CTGGACTGCCCACTGGCTATGGAGAGGATCAAGGAGGACCGGCCTATCACCATCAAGGACGACAAAGGCAACCTGAACCGCTGCATAGCCGACGTGGTCTCG CTCTTTATCACGGTGATGGACAAGCTGCGCCTGGAGATCCGAGCCATGGACGAG ATCCAGCCTGACCTGCGGGAGCTGATGGAGACCATGCACCGCATGAGCCACCTGCCCCCTGACTTCGAGGGCCGCCAGACGGTCAGCCAGTG GCTGCAGACCCTGAGTGGCATGTCGGCCTCAGACGAGCTGGATGACTCCCAGGTGCGCCAGATGCTCTTCGACCTGGAGTCGGCCTACAACGCCTTCAACCGCTTCCTGCATGCCTGA